Proteins found in one Promicromonospora sukumoe genomic segment:
- a CDS encoding Tex family protein, producing MASINQRIAEELGVREGQVTAAVDLLDGGATVPFIARYRKEVTGTLDDAQLRTLEERLRYLRELEERRAAILASVQEQGKLTDELRAQILAAETKSRLEDIYLPYKPKRRTKAQIAREAGLEPLADALIGDPSLDPTTTAGPYVDADKGVADPAAALDGARAILVERMGEDADLIGTLRERLWKRGRMLSAVRDGAQDKGAKFSDYFEFAEALSSLPSHRVLALFRGEKEDVLDLTIEPEEGIEQGVPTSYEGTIAHQFDIANQGRPGDRWLNDTVRWAWRTKILVHLGIDVRLRLRSEAEDEAVRVFAANLRDLLLAAPAGTRATMGLDPGLRTGVKVAVVDATGKVVEHATIYPHQPANRWDESLAVLARLAQKHNVDLVAIGNGTASRETERLAADLMKKVPDLGLTKAVVSEAGASVYSASAYASAELPDLDVSIRGAVSIARRLQDPLAELVKIDPKSIGVGQYQHDITETKLSRSLDAVVEDCVNGVGVDLNTASVPLLSRVSGITSTLAENIVAHRDANGPYASRASLKNVPRLGPKAFEQCAGFLKVSGGAEPLDASSVHPEAYPLARRIVTASGADVQALIGNGGALRTLKPTQFVDETFGLPTVTDIFAELEKPGRDPRPAFTTASFADGVETLGDLVPGMVLEGQVTNVAAFGAFVDVGVHQDGLVHVSAMSKNFVSDPREVVKSGDIVKVKVMDVDLQRKRVSLTLRLDDEIGVAPGGRTSGGGRSGGSGGSGSGGEGGGQRGGRPGGDGRGRGGQGRGHGGQGQRGQGGQGGRGRPAPADTAMADALRRAGLA from the coding sequence TTGGCAAGCATCAACCAGCGCATCGCTGAGGAGCTGGGCGTTCGCGAAGGGCAGGTGACCGCGGCGGTCGACCTGCTCGACGGCGGCGCGACCGTGCCGTTCATCGCCCGCTACCGCAAGGAGGTGACCGGCACCCTCGACGACGCGCAGCTGCGCACCCTCGAGGAGCGGCTGCGGTACCTGCGCGAGCTCGAGGAGCGGCGCGCGGCGATCCTGGCGTCGGTGCAGGAGCAGGGCAAGCTCACGGACGAGCTGCGCGCCCAGATCCTGGCGGCGGAGACGAAGTCGCGTCTGGAGGACATCTACCTCCCGTACAAGCCCAAGCGGCGCACCAAGGCGCAGATCGCGCGCGAGGCCGGCCTGGAGCCGCTCGCCGACGCGCTGATCGGCGACCCGTCGCTCGACCCGACGACGACGGCCGGCCCGTACGTCGACGCCGACAAGGGCGTGGCCGACCCGGCCGCGGCCCTCGACGGCGCCCGCGCGATCCTCGTGGAGCGCATGGGCGAGGACGCCGACCTGATCGGCACGCTGCGCGAGCGGCTGTGGAAGCGCGGGCGCATGCTGTCCGCCGTCCGCGACGGGGCGCAGGACAAGGGCGCCAAGTTCTCGGACTACTTCGAGTTCGCCGAAGCCCTGTCCAGCCTGCCGTCCCACCGGGTCCTCGCCCTCTTCCGCGGGGAGAAGGAGGACGTGCTGGACCTCACGATCGAGCCGGAGGAGGGCATCGAGCAGGGCGTGCCGACGTCGTACGAGGGCACGATCGCGCACCAGTTCGACATCGCCAACCAGGGTCGTCCGGGTGACCGGTGGCTCAACGACACGGTCCGCTGGGCCTGGCGCACCAAGATCCTGGTGCACCTCGGCATCGACGTGCGGCTGCGGCTGCGCTCCGAGGCGGAGGACGAGGCCGTGCGCGTCTTCGCCGCCAACCTGCGCGACCTGCTGCTCGCGGCGCCCGCGGGGACGCGGGCCACGATGGGGCTCGACCCGGGCCTGCGCACGGGCGTCAAGGTCGCCGTCGTCGACGCCACGGGCAAGGTCGTGGAGCACGCGACCATCTACCCGCACCAGCCCGCCAACCGCTGGGACGAGTCGCTGGCCGTGCTGGCCCGGCTGGCCCAGAAGCACAACGTGGACCTGGTGGCGATCGGCAACGGGACGGCATCGCGCGAGACCGAGCGGCTGGCCGCCGACCTCATGAAGAAGGTGCCGGACCTCGGCCTGACCAAGGCCGTCGTGTCCGAGGCGGGCGCGTCCGTGTACTCGGCGTCCGCCTACGCGAGCGCGGAGCTGCCCGACCTGGACGTGTCCATCCGTGGCGCCGTCTCGATCGCGCGCCGCCTGCAGGACCCGCTCGCCGAGCTCGTGAAGATCGACCCCAAATCGATCGGCGTGGGCCAGTACCAGCACGACATCACCGAGACCAAGCTGTCGCGGTCGCTGGACGCCGTCGTGGAGGACTGCGTGAACGGCGTCGGCGTGGACCTGAACACCGCGTCGGTGCCGCTGCTGTCCCGCGTCTCCGGCATCACCTCGACGCTGGCCGAGAACATCGTGGCGCACCGGGACGCCAACGGGCCGTACGCGTCGCGGGCGTCGCTCAAGAACGTGCCGCGCCTGGGCCCCAAGGCGTTCGAGCAGTGCGCGGGCTTCCTCAAGGTGTCGGGCGGCGCCGAGCCGCTGGACGCGTCGTCGGTGCACCCCGAGGCGTACCCGCTGGCGCGGCGCATCGTGACGGCGTCGGGCGCGGACGTGCAGGCGCTCATCGGCAACGGCGGCGCCCTGCGCACGCTGAAGCCCACGCAGTTCGTGGACGAGACGTTCGGTCTGCCGACCGTGACCGACATCTTCGCCGAGCTGGAGAAGCCGGGCCGCGACCCGCGTCCGGCGTTCACCACGGCGTCCTTCGCGGACGGCGTCGAGACCCTCGGCGACCTGGTGCCCGGCATGGTGCTGGAGGGTCAGGTCACCAACGTCGCGGCGTTCGGCGCGTTCGTCGACGTCGGCGTGCACCAGGACGGGCTCGTGCACGTCTCGGCGATGTCCAAGAACTTCGTCAGCGACCCGCGCGAGGTCGTGAAGTCGGGCGACATCGTCAAGGTGAAGGTGATGGACGTCGACCTGCAGCGCAAGCGGGTCTCGCTGACCCTGCGCCTGGACGACGAGATCGGCGTGGCCCCCGGTGGCCGCACGTCGGGCGGCGGGCGTTCCGGCGGGTCGGGTGGCTCCGGGTCCGGCGGCGAGGGCGGTGGCCAGCGCGGCGGTCGCCCGGGTGGCGACGGTCGCGGCCGGGGCGGTCAGGGCCGAGGCCATGGCGGTCAGGGCCAGCGCGGCCAGGGCGGACAGGGCGGCCGCGGCCGCCCGGCCCCGGCAGACACGGCCATGGCGGACGCCCTCCGCCGAGCGGGCCTGGCCTGA
- a CDS encoding OFA family MFS transporter, producing MALSFLDREHTVAKPGYSRWLIPPAALAIHLCIGQAYATSVYKSALVAHFESSLTAIGVIFSIAIVMLGLSAAVMGTWVERAGPRAAMFASACFWASGFLVGALGIATSQLWLVYLGYGFIGGIGLGIGYISPVSTLIKWFPDRPGLATGMAIMGFGGGALIASPLSRQLMAAYDSGYDPSDPTSVATGGAVASLFVTLGIAYFLVMMLGVFTVKVPPPGWTPAGFDAAAVAAKPMVSTANVSAANAIRTPQFWFLWTVLFCNVTAGIGILEQAAPMIQDFFREDGMSSVAPATAAGFVAFLSLFNMAGRFVWSSTSDYIGRKPTYVLYLGVGMIMYVLLATVGHTSTVIFVLVAAVILSFYGGGFATIPAYLRDLFGTFQVGAIHGRLLTAWSAAGIAGPLIINGFLDAQGTPGELVAADYRPALFTMVAVLAVGFVANALVRPVSARFHERPGQPDELVEGKV from the coding sequence ATGGCGCTGTCGTTCCTCGACCGCGAGCACACGGTGGCCAAGCCCGGCTACAGCAGGTGGCTCATCCCGCCGGCCGCGCTGGCCATCCATCTGTGCATCGGCCAGGCGTACGCCACGAGCGTCTACAAGAGCGCGCTGGTCGCCCACTTCGAGTCGAGCCTCACCGCGATCGGCGTCATCTTCTCCATCGCCATCGTGATGCTCGGCCTCTCGGCCGCGGTGATGGGCACGTGGGTGGAGCGCGCCGGGCCGCGCGCGGCGATGTTCGCCTCGGCCTGCTTCTGGGCCTCCGGCTTCCTCGTCGGGGCGCTCGGCATCGCGACGTCGCAGCTCTGGCTGGTCTACCTCGGGTACGGCTTCATCGGCGGCATCGGGCTCGGCATCGGCTACATCTCGCCGGTGTCCACGCTGATCAAGTGGTTCCCCGACCGGCCGGGCCTCGCCACGGGCATGGCGATCATGGGCTTCGGCGGCGGTGCGCTCATCGCCTCGCCGCTCTCCCGCCAGCTCATGGCGGCCTACGACAGCGGCTACGACCCGTCCGACCCCACCTCCGTCGCCACCGGCGGCGCCGTCGCCTCGCTCTTCGTGACGCTGGGCATCGCCTACTTCCTGGTGATGATGCTCGGCGTGTTCACCGTGAAGGTGCCGCCGCCCGGCTGGACGCCCGCGGGGTTCGACGCCGCGGCGGTCGCCGCCAAGCCGATGGTCTCGACCGCGAACGTCTCCGCGGCGAACGCGATCAGGACCCCGCAGTTCTGGTTCCTGTGGACCGTCCTGTTCTGCAACGTGACGGCAGGCATCGGCATCCTGGAGCAGGCAGCGCCGATGATCCAGGACTTCTTCCGCGAGGACGGCATGTCCTCGGTCGCGCCGGCGACGGCGGCCGGGTTCGTCGCGTTCCTCTCGCTGTTCAACATGGCGGGCCGGTTCGTGTGGTCCTCGACGTCGGACTACATCGGCCGCAAGCCCACCTACGTCCTGTACCTGGGCGTCGGGATGATCATGTACGTGCTGCTGGCGACCGTCGGGCACACGTCCACGGTGATCTTCGTGCTGGTGGCGGCCGTGATCCTGTCGTTCTACGGCGGCGGGTTCGCCACGATCCCCGCCTACCTGCGCGACCTGTTCGGCACCTTCCAGGTGGGCGCCATCCACGGCCGGCTGCTGACCGCGTGGTCGGCGGCGGGCATCGCGGGGCCGCTGATCATCAACGGGTTCCTCGACGCCCAGGGCACGCCCGGTGAGCTGGTCGCCGCGGACTACCGGCCCGCGCTGTTCACGATGGTGGCCGTGCTCGCCGTCGGCTTCGTGGCCAACGCCCTGGTCCGGCCGGTCTCGGCGCGGTTCCACGAACGGCCGGGACAGCCGGACGAGCTCGTCGAGGGGAAGGTGTGA
- a CDS encoding ABC transporter permease: MSAPTGVVQQAIVWLNDPLTWTEPGGILELAGEHLVMTAIAVVIAAAVAIPTGAWLGHSGRGAGTVVWLTNASRALPTLGIILLLAAGGLFGNTATVIAAAFFAVPVLLVNTYEGVRGADPDAKDAARGMGMSDGRILLQVELPLATTLVSAGLRVTIVQVVATIPLAALAGGGGLGQIIALGMGTQRYGEVLAGGVVVAGLCLLIDAVLAVGQRLATPAPLRLRAG; encoded by the coding sequence ATGAGCGCCCCGACCGGAGTCGTCCAGCAGGCGATCGTCTGGCTCAACGACCCCCTGACCTGGACCGAGCCCGGCGGCATCCTCGAGCTCGCGGGCGAGCACCTGGTCATGACGGCGATCGCCGTGGTCATCGCCGCCGCCGTCGCCATCCCGACCGGCGCCTGGCTGGGGCACAGCGGCCGCGGCGCGGGCACCGTCGTCTGGCTCACCAACGCCTCCCGCGCGCTGCCGACGCTCGGCATCATCCTGCTGCTCGCCGCCGGCGGGCTGTTCGGCAACACCGCGACGGTCATCGCGGCCGCCTTCTTCGCCGTGCCCGTGCTGCTCGTCAACACCTACGAGGGCGTGCGCGGCGCCGACCCCGACGCCAAGGACGCCGCCCGCGGCATGGGCATGAGCGACGGCCGCATCCTGCTCCAGGTCGAGCTGCCGCTCGCCACCACCCTGGTCTCCGCCGGCCTGCGCGTCACGATCGTCCAGGTGGTCGCGACCATCCCGCTCGCGGCGCTCGCCGGGGGCGGTGGCCTGGGCCAAATCATCGCGCTCGGCATGGGCACGCAGCGCTACGGCGAGGTGCTCGCGGGCGGCGTGGTGGTCGCCGGGCTGTGCCTGCTGATCGACGCCGTGCTCGCCGTCGGGCAGCGCCTCGCCACCCCGGCGCCGCTCCGGCTGCGCGCCGGGTGA
- a CDS encoding nucleotidyltransferase domain-containing protein, with product MDWNHPEHVFGTSLEPVVLQVLWRTTSSMTGAQIHRLAGTGSDQGVRRALERLVRFGIVRSRQAGRATLYTLNREHLAFPAVDGAFSALQPGRAFRSLVEAIVTEHFPDDPGAVSVALFGSVARGEARLDSDVDVLVVVPDSYSEPAQRVADDLRALEPRIGQWIQVYLTDPGRLREAVETRDPIVQSFQDDSEHLHGPDVRTYLRGTT from the coding sequence ATGGACTGGAACCACCCCGAGCACGTCTTCGGGACGTCGCTCGAACCAGTAGTTCTCCAGGTGCTCTGGCGAACCACGTCGAGCATGACCGGGGCGCAGATACACCGCCTGGCCGGCACAGGTTCGGACCAGGGTGTCCGCCGAGCCCTGGAACGACTCGTCAGGTTCGGCATCGTGCGCTCCCGTCAGGCGGGACGAGCCACCCTCTACACGCTGAACCGGGAGCACCTGGCCTTTCCCGCGGTCGACGGCGCCTTCAGCGCGCTGCAGCCGGGCCGAGCCTTCCGGAGCCTCGTGGAAGCCATCGTCACCGAACACTTCCCGGACGACCCGGGGGCCGTGTCGGTGGCGCTGTTCGGTTCCGTCGCGCGCGGCGAGGCGCGGCTGGACTCCGACGTCGATGTGCTCGTCGTCGTTCCCGACTCGTACTCCGAACCTGCCCAGCGCGTAGCGGACGACCTCCGTGCGCTCGAACCACGGATCGGCCAGTGGATCCAGGTCTATCTCACCGACCCCGGCCGCCTCCGGGAGGCGGTCGAGACCCGGGACCCGATCGTCCAGTCGTTCCAGGACGACAGCGAACACCTGCACGGACCCGACGTACGCACCTATCTCCGAGGAACCACATGA
- a CDS encoding glycine betaine ABC transporter substrate-binding protein, with protein sequence MKFPRKHVSLPRALGAAAAVVSLAFLTACGEPGSAGGNDGGSSPTGGTSLAACEAVPGDELVVLDDDKQLQTVDNIIPAINAAAVEGDDTLIPLLDSVSAALDTDTLIGLNKAVDVDRRTSAEVAEEFVADAGLDNPEQSGSGKIVVGAADFAESATLGTIYATVLNAAGYDAEVTTIGNREAYLPALEDGKQVQVIPEYVGTLTEFINKDVNGADAEPVASSDLDATVEGLTGLGEEVGLVFGTPSPAQDQNAFAVTKAFADENGVTTLSELAETCGGLVLGGPPECTERPFCQPGLEETYGLQFAEFRSLDAGGPLTKSALQQGEVTLGLVFSSDGSLTPSE encoded by the coding sequence ATGAAGTTCCCCCGCAAGCATGTGTCCTTGCCCCGCGCGCTCGGCGCCGCGGCCGCCGTCGTCTCCCTCGCGTTCCTGACCGCCTGTGGCGAGCCGGGTTCCGCCGGTGGCAACGACGGTGGCAGCAGCCCGACCGGCGGCACCAGCCTCGCCGCCTGCGAGGCCGTGCCCGGCGACGAGCTCGTCGTGCTCGACGACGACAAGCAGCTCCAGACCGTCGACAACATCATCCCGGCGATCAACGCGGCGGCGGTGGAGGGCGACGACACGCTGATCCCGCTCCTCGACTCCGTCTCCGCCGCCCTCGACACCGACACCCTCATCGGCCTGAACAAGGCCGTGGACGTCGACCGCCGCACCTCCGCGGAGGTCGCCGAGGAGTTCGTCGCCGACGCCGGCCTGGACAACCCCGAGCAGAGCGGCAGCGGCAAGATCGTCGTCGGCGCCGCGGACTTCGCCGAGAGCGCCACGCTCGGCACCATCTACGCGACGGTGCTCAACGCCGCCGGGTACGACGCCGAGGTGACCACCATCGGCAACCGCGAGGCCTACCTGCCCGCCCTGGAGGACGGCAAGCAGGTCCAGGTGATCCCCGAGTACGTGGGCACCCTGACCGAGTTCATCAACAAGGACGTCAACGGCGCCGACGCCGAGCCGGTCGCGAGCAGCGACCTCGACGCGACCGTCGAGGGCCTCACCGGCCTGGGCGAGGAGGTCGGCCTCGTGTTCGGGACGCCGTCCCCCGCGCAGGACCAGAACGCGTTCGCCGTGACCAAGGCCTTCGCCGACGAGAACGGCGTCACCACGCTCAGCGAGCTCGCCGAGACCTGCGGCGGCCTCGTGCTCGGCGGCCCGCCGGAGTGCACGGAGCGCCCGTTCTGCCAGCCGGGTCTCGAGGAGACGTACGGCCTGCAGTTCGCGGAGTTCCGCTCGCTCGACGCCGGCGGCCCGCTGACCAAGTCGGCGCTGCAGCAGGGCGAGGTCACCCTCGGCCTGGTCTTCAGCTCGGACGGCTCGCTGACCCCGTCGGAGTGA
- a CDS encoding dihydrolipoyl dehydrogenase family protein, with protein MNNAPETPGEQADETYDVIVIGGGPVGENAADRASRTGLSVALVESELVGGECSYWACMPSKVLLRAGTVRALARDTPGLADPGAPDVAAVLARRNEITSDWDDSGQVSWVEGAGLTLVRGHGRLAGERLVEVTLPTADGAGGSSASGAGAGAGSGSDDEDAGGGLAEAETGEAPRTRLLRARHAVIAATGSVPVLPDTPGLAAASPWSSREATGAEAIPESLVVVGGGVVGVEMANAYTDLGAQVTLLSRGGLLSNAEPFAGEMVAESLRAAGVDVRTGVGVASVDRPGTGSDNEPAGPVTVTLSDGGTVTAAEILVATGRVPRTTDLNVESVGLDASSLGRGGALVVNESLEVVGVPGGWLYACGDVTGRAPTTHQGKYQGRIVGDVVAARYGTEAGDRSPTSGDPEPAVGQEGKPWSRYAATADHGARVQVVFTRPQVSWVGPTEREARAAGIPVEAVSYDLSWMAGASVDGPNYTGRAQVLVDTQRRVLVGATFVGPDAGEMLHAATIAVVGEVPLDRLWHAVPAYPTVSEVWVRFLESYGL; from the coding sequence ATGAACAACGCACCTGAGACACCCGGCGAGCAGGCGGACGAGACCTACGACGTCATCGTGATCGGTGGCGGGCCCGTGGGCGAGAACGCGGCGGACCGCGCCTCCCGCACCGGCCTGTCCGTCGCCCTCGTCGAGTCCGAGCTCGTGGGCGGTGAGTGCTCGTACTGGGCCTGCATGCCGTCCAAGGTGCTGCTGCGCGCCGGCACCGTGCGCGCGCTGGCGCGCGACACGCCAGGGCTGGCCGACCCGGGCGCGCCCGACGTCGCCGCCGTGCTGGCACGGCGCAACGAGATCACCAGCGACTGGGACGACTCCGGGCAGGTCTCGTGGGTCGAGGGTGCGGGCCTGACGCTCGTGCGCGGGCACGGCCGCCTCGCCGGCGAGCGGCTGGTGGAGGTCACGTTGCCGACGGCGGACGGGGCCGGCGGTTCCTCGGCCAGCGGCGCCGGCGCGGGTGCCGGTTCCGGCTCCGACGACGAGGACGCCGGCGGCGGCCTCGCGGAGGCCGAGACGGGCGAGGCCCCCCGGACCCGGCTGCTGCGCGCCCGGCACGCCGTGATCGCCGCGACCGGCAGCGTGCCCGTGCTGCCCGACACGCCGGGCCTCGCGGCCGCCTCACCGTGGTCCAGCCGTGAGGCGACGGGCGCCGAGGCGATCCCCGAGTCGCTGGTCGTGGTCGGCGGCGGCGTGGTGGGCGTCGAGATGGCGAACGCGTACACGGACCTCGGCGCGCAGGTCACGCTGCTCTCCCGGGGCGGCCTGCTGTCGAACGCCGAGCCGTTCGCGGGCGAGATGGTCGCCGAGTCGCTGCGCGCGGCGGGCGTCGACGTGCGGACCGGCGTCGGTGTCGCCTCGGTGGACCGGCCGGGCACGGGGAGCGACAACGAGCCCGCGGGCCCGGTCACCGTCACGCTGTCCGACGGCGGGACGGTCACCGCTGCCGAGATCCTCGTCGCGACGGGCCGGGTGCCCCGTACGACCGACCTCAACGTGGAGAGCGTGGGCCTGGACGCGTCGAGCCTGGGCCGCGGCGGGGCGCTCGTCGTCAACGAGTCCCTGGAGGTCGTGGGCGTGCCCGGCGGCTGGCTGTACGCGTGCGGCGACGTGACCGGCCGGGCGCCGACCACGCACCAGGGCAAGTACCAGGGGCGCATCGTCGGCGACGTGGTCGCGGCGCGGTACGGCACGGAGGCCGGCGACCGCTCCCCGACGAGCGGTGACCCGGAGCCCGCCGTCGGGCAGGAGGGCAAGCCGTGGTCGCGGTATGCCGCGACCGCCGACCACGGCGCGCGCGTCCAGGTCGTGTTCACGCGGCCGCAGGTGAGCTGGGTGGGGCCGACGGAGCGCGAGGCGCGGGCGGCCGGCATCCCCGTCGAGGCCGTGTCGTACGACCTGTCCTGGATGGCGGGGGCCAGCGTGGACGGCCCGAACTACACGGGCCGCGCCCAGGTGCTCGTCGACACGCAGCGCCGGGTGCTGGTGGGCGCCACGTTCGTGGGGCCCGACGCCGGCGAGATGCTGCACGCCGCGACGATCGCCGTCGTCGGCGAGGTGCCGCTGGACCGCCTCTGGCACGCGGTGCCCGCGTACCCGACGGTCAGCGAGGTCTGGGTCCGCTTCCTGGAGTCCTACGGCCTCTGA
- a CDS encoding serpin family protein, producing the protein MHRRDSVVGPTRARRRATIAASVGAACFLALTACAPATDEAAAEGLERSDAARVVVAPADATAGPDAVAATEELGLLALRATAEPEDNALVSPASLSFALALLAEGARGETAATLDTALGAAGADRTAAYNALRGELAKHDGDPAVAQDDELPERPVLHLANQAVLDDQLVVEQDYLDALASGFDAGVQHTDLGGGEGKKVLDAWVNHHTGGLIEESAIQPDPSLRLVLQNAILLAARWQIPFEESSTGDQEFTGPDGTAPTEMLRGTRPWAYAEADGWAAVRLPYAEAFHADVLLPPAGTDPADVDPGTLTALTTALDDAAPQVVELAMPTLELEPPTLDLAPALEQAGLGGLFDAPDLSGISTAEQLRVSQVLQQAYLSLDEEGTVAAAVTEIAAETTSAMPEEPAVRMTVDRPYLLRIAHTETRLPLFLAAVRSPQH; encoded by the coding sequence GTGCATCGTCGCGATTCAGTCGTAGGCCCCACCAGAGCACGTCGTCGCGCAACGATCGCGGCGTCCGTCGGCGCAGCATGCTTCCTCGCGCTGACCGCCTGCGCCCCCGCCACCGACGAGGCCGCCGCCGAGGGCCTGGAGCGCTCCGACGCCGCGCGCGTCGTCGTCGCCCCCGCCGACGCGACCGCCGGGCCGGACGCCGTCGCCGCGACCGAGGAGCTCGGCCTGCTCGCCCTGCGCGCGACCGCCGAGCCCGAGGACAACGCCCTCGTCTCCCCCGCGTCCCTGTCGTTCGCGCTGGCGCTGCTGGCCGAGGGCGCCCGCGGCGAGACGGCGGCGACCCTCGACACCGCGCTCGGGGCGGCGGGCGCGGACCGCACCGCGGCCTACAACGCCCTGCGGGGCGAGCTGGCGAAGCACGACGGCGACCCCGCCGTCGCCCAGGACGACGAGCTCCCGGAACGCCCCGTGCTGCACCTGGCGAACCAGGCGGTGCTGGACGACCAGCTCGTCGTCGAGCAGGACTACCTCGACGCGCTGGCCTCCGGGTTCGACGCCGGGGTGCAGCACACCGACCTGGGCGGCGGCGAGGGCAAGAAGGTGCTGGACGCCTGGGTGAACCACCACACGGGCGGCCTGATCGAGGAGTCGGCGATCCAGCCCGACCCGTCGCTGCGCCTGGTGCTGCAGAACGCGATCCTGCTGGCGGCGCGCTGGCAGATCCCGTTCGAGGAGTCGTCGACCGGCGACCAGGAGTTCACTGGCCCGGACGGCACGGCCCCCACCGAGATGCTGCGCGGCACGCGCCCGTGGGCCTACGCCGAGGCCGACGGCTGGGCCGCCGTCCGCCTCCCCTACGCCGAGGCGTTCCACGCGGACGTGCTCCTGCCCCCGGCCGGCACCGACCCGGCCGACGTCGACCCCGGGACGCTGACCGCGCTGACGACCGCGCTCGACGACGCGGCGCCTCAGGTGGTCGAGCTCGCCATGCCGACGCTGGAGCTCGAACCGCCCACCCTGGACCTGGCCCCGGCCCTGGAGCAGGCGGGCCTGGGCGGGCTGTTCGACGCCCCGGACCTGTCCGGCATCAGCACCGCCGAGCAGCTCCGGGTGAGCCAGGTGCTGCAGCAGGCCTACCTGAGCCTGGACGAGGAGGGCACCGTCGCGGCCGCCGTCACCGAGATCGCCGCCGAGACGACCAGCGCCATGCCCGAGGAACCCGCCGTCCGCATGACCGTCGACCGCCCTTACCTGCTGCGGATCGCGCACACGGAGACGCGCCTCCCCCTGTTCCTCGCGGCGGTCCGCAGCCCGCAGCACTGA
- a CDS encoding TetR/AcrR family transcriptional regulator, whose translation MSTKAEVTPRRRRRQELMSTSIATARRLLADGGVESVTMLAVSREVGIAGPALYRYFPSRADLLRATHRDVLDELVAHVRAATTRQPAGDRAAALQALTYAMFGWCVAHPREFDLLLGGDLRLAEADAPVGDEGGNGTFYEVAALTFTALAGQWADGAARFDEPVRPELAPELAARRDVLLAAYPDVPPGAPLGLLAAGRVAWQRTFGLLCMTVYGHITEPDGPVRRGYITALLDDLTARNLALFGLGVSAAAVVDPVFASGPGTGGPDAGRPDAGVPDAGAPAAGTPAHGPGPAQAGLTGVGRAETREGAYPAAAHPAGPHPADGESPSATGRRARLRRALLEESLASARRLLDEHGADGVTMQAVAKDVGIAAPGLYRYFDGRPGLLHATHQDVVDELLAAVEDARSRQPADDPSAQCHAVVHATFRWCLAHRNEYDLLMSGRLRISRPGVAAAEESHGSGPAPLMALERVGAVFAPIALAWWRAGCRVIPDDELPPALVPHLRAARKAMLGIPDFPPDVPLGLLHAMNLCSARHWGLLTLTVYGHVGDVGAPEAAARLDALVLDLMADVHEIFDRPVSPDVVLVRDIS comes from the coding sequence GTGAGCACCAAAGCAGAGGTCACGCCGCGACGGCGTCGGCGCCAGGAGCTGATGAGCACCTCGATCGCCACGGCGCGTCGCCTCCTCGCCGACGGCGGCGTCGAGAGCGTGACGATGCTGGCGGTCAGCCGGGAGGTCGGCATCGCCGGGCCCGCGCTCTACCGCTACTTCCCGAGCCGCGCCGACCTGCTGCGCGCGACGCACCGGGACGTGCTCGACGAGCTGGTGGCCCACGTCCGCGCCGCGACGACCCGCCAGCCGGCCGGCGACCGCGCCGCCGCGCTGCAGGCGCTGACCTACGCCATGTTCGGGTGGTGCGTGGCGCACCCCCGGGAGTTCGACCTGCTGCTCGGCGGCGACCTGCGCCTGGCCGAGGCGGACGCCCCGGTGGGCGACGAGGGCGGCAACGGCACGTTCTACGAGGTGGCGGCCCTGACGTTCACGGCGCTCGCCGGGCAGTGGGCCGACGGCGCGGCCCGCTTCGACGAGCCCGTCCGCCCGGAGCTGGCGCCCGAGCTGGCCGCGCGGCGCGACGTGCTGCTCGCCGCGTACCCGGACGTTCCCCCGGGCGCGCCGCTCGGGCTGCTCGCCGCCGGCCGCGTGGCCTGGCAGCGCACCTTCGGCCTGCTGTGCATGACGGTGTACGGCCACATCACCGAACCCGACGGGCCGGTCCGGCGCGGCTACATCACCGCCCTGCTGGACGACCTGACCGCGCGCAACCTCGCGCTCTTCGGCCTGGGCGTCAGCGCCGCCGCCGTCGTCGACCCGGTCTTCGCGTCCGGTCCCGGGACCGGTGGGCCCGACGCCGGTAGGCCCGATGCTGGAGTGCCCGACGCCGGTGCACCCGCTGCCGGGACGCCCGCGCACGGTCCGGGTCCGGCGCAGGCGGGCCTGACCGGCGTCGGCCGAGCGGAGACGCGGGAGGGCGCATACCCGGCGGCCGCGCACCCCGCGGGCCCGCACCCCGCGGACGGGGAGTCGCCGAGCGCCACGGGCCGCCGCGCCCGCCTGCGCCGCGCGCTGCTGGAGGAGTCGCTGGCCTCGGCCCGCCGCCTGCTGGACGAGCACGGCGCGGACGGCGTCACGATGCAGGCCGTCGCGAAGGACGTCGGGATCGCGGCGCCGGGGCTCTACCGCTACTTCGACGGCCGGCCGGGCCTGCTGCACGCCACCCACCAGGACGTCGTCGACGAGCTGCTGGCCGCCGTCGAGGACGCCAGGTCGCGCCAGCCCGCGGACGACCCGAGCGCGCAGTGCCACGCCGTCGTGCACGCGACGTTCCGCTGGTGCCTCGCCCACCGCAACGAGTACGACCTGCTGATGTCGGGCCGGCTGCGCATCTCCCGCCCGGGCGTCGCGGCGGCCGAGGAGTCCCACGGGTCCGGCCCCGCACCGCTGATGGCGCTGGAGCGCGTCGGCGCCGTGTTCGCGCCGATCGCCCTGGCCTGGTGGCGGGCGGGCTGCCGCGTGATCCCCGACGACGAGCTCCCGCCCGCGCTCGTGCCCCACCTGCGGGCGGCGCGGAAGGCGATGCTCGGCATCCCGGACTTCCCGCCGGACGTGCCGCTCGGTCTGCTGCACGCGATGAACCTGTGCTCGGCTCGGCACTGGGGCCTGCTCACGCTGACGGTCTACGGCCACGTGGGCGATGTCGGCGCGCCCGAGGCCGCGGCGCGCCTCGACGCCCTGGTGCTCGACCTCATGGCGGACGTCCACGAGATCTTCGACCGACCGGTCTCGCCCGACGTCGTGCTCGTACGAGACATCTCGTGA